In Aquiflexum balticum DSM 16537, a single genomic region encodes these proteins:
- a CDS encoding M1 family metallopeptidase, whose amino-acid sequence MRNTFYKISTIVLVVFFGFESYAQQVKDNRDAAFTEFGYRQGSAYRTASGKPGPSYWQNRADYVIDVTLNDSTHIIKGKVSITYKNNSPENLDFVWLYLEQNRFTEESRGSLTTPIQGNRYSGDLDGGYKIENLKAQISGKNKPISNDYLISDTRMQVTFNEPLPANGGQAVISMDFEFKIPEKGMDRMGRLKVKDGTIYAMAQWYPRLVVFDDVTGWNTDPYLGAGEFYLGYGDFEYKVTVPFDHIVVGSGELLNPGQVLTKEQQNRMKIAAESDERVYIISPEEVTDYANHRVKQSGTQTWHFKIQNSRDIAFASSKAFIWDAARINLPSGKKAMAQSVYPQESDGEDAWGRSTEYSKASVEHYSEMWYEYPYPVAVNVAADINGMEYPGVNFCSWKSKGESLWGVTDHEFGHNWFPMIVGSNERRHAWMDEGFNTFINYYSYLAFNDGEYTNDLIQTRRYLGWLTNKDREPIATHADRTQTNNLGMVAYMKPALGLIMLREYILGHERFDKAFRSYIKAWAYKHPQPTDFFNHMENVSGENLDWFWKGWFYSNANIDMAINGVFPYGANYIVSLSNLGELPMPVLLEITYDDGEKERRMLPVEIWFKGNQWNHLLKVDKKVVAVEIDPDKVITDTNAGNDKWPSGVYKD is encoded by the coding sequence ATGAGAAATACATTTTATAAAATTTCCACCATTGTACTTGTTGTATTTTTTGGTTTTGAGTCCTATGCCCAGCAGGTGAAGGATAATAGAGATGCTGCATTTACGGAATTCGGTTATAGGCAAGGTTCAGCTTACAGGACTGCTTCCGGAAAACCAGGACCTTCTTACTGGCAAAATAGAGCAGATTATGTCATTGACGTGACGCTGAATGATTCTACACATATCATCAAAGGTAAAGTCAGTATTACTTACAAAAATAACAGTCCCGAGAATCTGGATTTTGTTTGGCTTTATTTGGAGCAGAACAGATTTACGGAAGAATCCAGGGGTTCGCTGACTACACCGATACAGGGAAACAGGTACAGCGGGGACTTAGACGGGGGTTATAAAATTGAAAATTTAAAAGCACAGATTTCCGGCAAAAACAAACCCATTTCCAACGATTATTTGATCAGTGATACCAGAATGCAGGTTACTTTTAATGAACCGCTCCCTGCCAATGGAGGACAAGCAGTCATTTCTATGGATTTTGAATTCAAGATTCCTGAAAAAGGTATGGACAGAATGGGACGGCTTAAAGTAAAGGATGGGACTATTTATGCTATGGCGCAATGGTATCCCCGGTTGGTGGTTTTTGATGATGTGACCGGATGGAATACAGATCCCTATCTTGGTGCAGGAGAATTTTATTTAGGTTATGGCGATTTTGAGTATAAAGTAACTGTACCTTTTGACCATATTGTAGTAGGTTCAGGGGAATTGTTGAATCCGGGACAAGTGCTCACAAAAGAGCAGCAAAACAGGATGAAAATAGCTGCTGAAAGTGATGAGCGGGTGTACATTATCAGTCCTGAAGAAGTGACTGACTATGCCAATCATAGAGTCAAACAAAGTGGTACCCAAACCTGGCATTTCAAAATCCAAAATTCCAGAGATATCGCTTTTGCTTCATCAAAAGCATTTATCTGGGATGCGGCAAGAATCAATCTTCCCAGTGGAAAAAAGGCCATGGCCCAATCTGTCTACCCTCAGGAAAGTGATGGGGAAGATGCTTGGGGCCGATCCACTGAATACAGCAAAGCCTCTGTGGAACATTATTCTGAAATGTGGTACGAATATCCGTATCCTGTAGCGGTGAATGTTGCGGCAGACATCAACGGTATGGAATATCCGGGAGTCAATTTCTGCAGCTGGAAATCAAAGGGGGAAAGTTTGTGGGGAGTGACAGACCATGAATTCGGACATAACTGGTTTCCAATGATTGTTGGAAGCAATGAAAGAAGACATGCTTGGATGGATGAAGGTTTCAATACTTTTATCAACTATTACAGTTATCTAGCTTTCAACGATGGTGAGTATACCAATGACCTGATACAGACCAGAAGGTATCTTGGTTGGCTTACCAATAAGGACCGGGAACCGATCGCCACCCATGCTGACCGTACCCAAACCAATAATCTTGGAATGGTAGCTTATATGAAACCTGCCTTAGGGCTGATAATGCTTAGGGAATATATATTGGGTCATGAAAGGTTTGACAAAGCGTTTAGATCTTATATTAAAGCGTGGGCATATAAGCATCCCCAACCAACAGATTTTTTCAATCATATGGAAAATGTATCCGGTGAAAATCTGGATTGGTTCTGGAAAGGCTGGTTTTACAGCAATGCCAATATTGACATGGCGATCAATGGTGTTTTTCCTTACGGTGCCAATTATATAGTGTCACTTTCCAATCTTGGGGAACTGCCCATGCCGGTATTATTGGAAATCACCTATGATGATGGGGAAAAAGAAAGAAGGATGCTACCTGTTGAGATTTGGTTCAAAGGCAACCAATGGAACCATCTGCTCAAAGTGGATAAAAAAGTGGTAGCAGTGGAAATTGATCCGGACAAAGTCATTACCGATACCAATGCCGGAAACGACAAATGGCCGAGCGGGGTGTATAAGGATTAA
- a CDS encoding DUF5053 domain-containing protein, with translation MKSIEEKINDLKIRFRTASKEELGKIDIEMEHLAVENPEAFSKAMLEAARQTVINTEELRIKEKLDKILPIVSVSYLAKTYFGKTPQWFYQRLNGNIVNGKEARFTDQEIKVISKALNDIGDKLIKSSQLIA, from the coding sequence ATGAAGTCCATAGAAGAAAAAATAAATGACCTCAAAATACGATTTCGAACAGCCTCCAAGGAGGAACTTGGAAAAATCGATATTGAAATGGAGCACTTGGCTGTAGAAAATCCTGAGGCATTTTCTAAGGCTATGTTGGAGGCAGCTCGGCAAACCGTCATAAATACTGAGGAACTTCGTATAAAAGAAAAATTGGATAAAATACTTCCGATTGTGTCTGTCTCTTATTTAGCTAAAACCTATTTTGGAAAAACACCACAGTGGTTTTACCAAAGACTTAACGGCAATATAGTTAACGGGAAAGAGGCTAGATTTACTGATCAAGAAATTAAGGTAATTTCAAAAGCTTTGAATGATATAGGGGACAAACTTATAAAATCCTCTCAACTCATTGCATGA
- a CDS encoding SO2930 family diheme c-type cytochrome yields the protein MKFSQRYFIIRILFISLISGVACSGEKEQEKTEEEQVQIEYTDAPDINIAAIDFDQIPFKTLSEYGFFKGQLRALNPNGELVKYEPSSSLFTDYAFKSRFIWMPEGTSASIKQDIGGSFELPDQTIIIKNFYYPLDFRNPEGEKRIIETRLMVKRQGIWEAFPYIWNDDQTEAAYKVVGAEKEVKWKDLNGNEQVINYIVPNKNQCKSCHNENEVMVPIGVKAKYLNHPILYGEESKNQLIKWSETGFLENIQDINHYTAMVDYNDASQPLELRAKAYLDINCAHCHRAEGPASTSGLFLDYEETDPLKLGVFKTPVAAGFGAGSFKYAIYPGKADESIMTFRMSTNKVGAAMPEIGRVSVHEEGVELIREWINGMK from the coding sequence GAATTTTATTTATTTCATTGATATCAGGTGTTGCCTGTTCGGGGGAAAAAGAACAGGAAAAAACTGAGGAAGAACAGGTGCAGATCGAATATACTGATGCCCCGGATATCAATATTGCAGCAATTGATTTTGATCAGATTCCTTTCAAAACACTTTCGGAATACGGGTTTTTCAAAGGTCAGTTAAGGGCTTTGAACCCCAATGGGGAACTGGTCAAGTATGAACCTTCATCTTCACTCTTTACAGATTATGCATTTAAATCCAGGTTTATCTGGATGCCTGAAGGTACTTCAGCTTCCATCAAACAGGATATAGGAGGCTCTTTTGAATTGCCTGATCAGACTATTATCATCAAGAATTTCTATTACCCCTTGGATTTTAGAAATCCTGAAGGGGAGAAAAGAATCATTGAAACAAGGCTGATGGTCAAGCGTCAGGGAATATGGGAAGCATTTCCTTATATCTGGAATGACGATCAGACTGAGGCAGCGTACAAGGTAGTGGGAGCGGAAAAAGAAGTGAAATGGAAAGACCTGAATGGAAACGAACAGGTCATCAACTACATCGTGCCCAATAAAAACCAATGCAAAAGCTGCCACAACGAAAACGAAGTAATGGTTCCCATCGGTGTCAAGGCCAAATACCTCAACCATCCCATTCTTTACGGAGAGGAAAGTAAAAACCAATTGATCAAATGGTCAGAAACAGGATTTCTTGAAAACATTCAGGATATAAATCATTATACTGCCATGGTAGATTATAACGATGCTTCCCAACCATTGGAATTGCGTGCCAAAGCCTATCTGGACATCAACTGTGCCCATTGCCATAGGGCTGAAGGACCTGCGAGTACTTCCGGACTTTTTTTGGATTATGAGGAAACTGACCCGTTGAAACTCGGGGTATTCAAAACCCCTGTTGCAGCCGGATTTGGAGCCGGTTCCTTCAAATACGCCATTTATCCCGGTAAAGCAGATGAATCCATCATGACTTTCCGGATGTCCACCAACAAAGTCGGAGCCGCAATGCCTGAGATCGGCAGGGTGAGTGTACATGAAGAAGGAGTTGAGCTGATCAGGGAGTGGATTAATGGGATGAAATAA